In the genome of Pseudomonas sp. LBUM920, one region contains:
- the sctV gene encoding type III secretion system export apparatus subunit SctV, with protein sequence MTALSAINAVLLKMAQRAEVLGAVVILGIVFIFIVPLPTWLVDILIALNICISCLLIVLALYLPGPLAFSSFPSILLLTTMFRLALSIATTRLILLEQDAGDIVEAFGNFVVGGNLAVGMVIFLILTLVNFLVITKGSERVAEVAARFSLDAMPGKQMSIDSDLRAGLIDGTQARDKREQLSRESQLFGAMDGAMKFVKGDAVAGLIIVVVNLLGGFTTGMFQHDLSAAESIRLYSVLTIGDGLIAQIPALLISLTAGMIITRVAPDGRKGISNMGAEIARQMTSEPKSWMIASVGMLAFAAVPGMPTLVFILISMVTGGLGYYLMRQRQRLEQPAAEAADAVRPEQNGDEDLRGFDPSRPYLLQFSPVLRGTPEVTELIHGIRQARNTLVANIGLTLPPFEVELDDALAADEMRFCVHEVPMVKASVVNHLAVERKALAVEPEHAIPGKADRDEQDWLWLAPDDPLLDDPQLERFTATSLIIERMRQAMMLSGPQFLGIQESKSILSWLEHNQPELVQELQRIMPLSRFSAVLQRLASEGVPLRAVRLIVESLIEYGQHEREPEALADYARIALKAQIFHQYSEEDGLHAWLLSPHTENILREALRQTQTGVFFALDNESSAALINLLNQAFTLRAKSKSVMLVAQDLRSPLRTLLLEEFNHVPVLSFAELGSTSKVKVLGRFDLTQDELARGALA encoded by the coding sequence GTGACTGCACTGTCAGCCATCAACGCTGTACTGCTCAAAATGGCCCAACGTGCCGAAGTCCTGGGCGCAGTGGTGATCCTGGGCATCGTGTTTATTTTTATCGTGCCGTTGCCCACCTGGCTGGTGGACATTCTGATCGCGCTGAACATTTGCATATCCTGTCTGTTGATCGTGCTCGCGCTGTATTTGCCAGGCCCCTTGGCGTTCTCGTCGTTCCCATCGATTTTGCTGCTGACCACCATGTTCCGTCTGGCGCTGTCGATCGCCACGACGCGCTTGATTCTGCTGGAACAGGACGCCGGCGACATCGTCGAGGCCTTCGGCAATTTCGTCGTGGGCGGCAATCTGGCGGTGGGGATGGTGATCTTTCTGATCCTGACCCTGGTCAACTTTCTGGTCATCACCAAGGGTTCGGAACGGGTCGCCGAGGTGGCGGCGCGGTTCAGCCTGGACGCGATGCCGGGTAAACAGATGTCCATCGACAGTGACCTGCGTGCCGGGCTGATCGACGGCACGCAAGCGCGGGACAAACGTGAGCAGTTGTCCCGCGAGAGCCAGCTGTTCGGTGCCATGGACGGTGCGATGAAATTCGTCAAGGGCGATGCCGTCGCCGGTTTGATCATCGTTGTGGTCAACCTGTTGGGTGGCTTCACCACGGGCATGTTTCAACACGACTTGAGCGCTGCCGAGTCGATACGGCTGTATTCGGTGCTGACCATCGGCGATGGCCTGATCGCACAGATTCCGGCGCTGCTGATCTCCCTGACCGCCGGCATGATCATCACCCGCGTGGCTCCGGACGGGCGCAAGGGTATCAGTAACATGGGCGCCGAAATTGCCCGGCAAATGACCAGCGAACCCAAGAGTTGGATGATTGCGTCGGTGGGGATGCTCGCGTTTGCTGCGGTGCCCGGCATGCCTACCCTGGTGTTTATCCTGATTTCGATGGTCACCGGCGGCCTGGGTTATTACTTGATGCGCCAGCGTCAACGACTAGAACAGCCGGCCGCCGAAGCCGCTGACGCCGTGCGCCCGGAGCAGAACGGTGATGAAGACTTGCGCGGGTTTGATCCGTCGCGACCGTACTTGCTGCAGTTTTCCCCGGTTCTGCGCGGAACCCCTGAGGTCACCGAGCTTATCCATGGGATACGCCAGGCCCGAAACACGCTGGTGGCCAATATCGGTTTGACCTTGCCGCCGTTTGAAGTCGAACTTGATGACGCCCTGGCCGCCGATGAAATGCGCTTTTGTGTGCACGAAGTGCCGATGGTCAAGGCCTCGGTCGTCAACCATTTGGCCGTGGAACGCAAGGCGCTGGCGGTTGAACCCGAGCACGCAATACCGGGCAAGGCCGACCGCGATGAACAGGATTGGCTGTGGTTGGCGCCTGATGATCCGCTGCTCGATGACCCGCAGCTGGAGCGCTTTACCGCGACGAGCCTGATCATTGAGCGCATGAGGCAGGCGATGATGCTCAGCGGGCCGCAGTTCCTGGGGATCCAGGAGAGTAAATCGATCCTCAGTTGGCTTGAGCACAATCAGCCGGAACTGGTGCAGGAACTGCAACGCATCATGCCGCTCTCGCGGTTTTCGGCGGTCCTGCAACGCCTGGCCAGCGAAGGGGTGCCACTGCGTGCCGTGCGGCTGATTGTCGAGTCGTTGATCGAGTACGGCCAGCATGAGCGCGAGCCCGAAGCGCTGGCTGACTACGCGCGCATTGCCCTCAAGGCGCAGATTTTCCACCAGTACAGCGAGGAAGACGGCCTGCACGCCTGGCTGCTGTCGCCCCATACCGAAAACATCCTGCGCGAGGCGTTGCGTCAGACGCAGACCGGGGTTTTCTTTGCGCTTGATAACGAAAGCAGCGCCGCGTTGATCAACCTCCTCAACCAGGCCTTCACCTTACGCGCCAAAAGCAAAAGTGTGATGTTGGTGGCACAAGACCTGCGCAGTCCCTTGCGCACTCTGCTTCTGGAAGAGTTCAACCATGTGCCGGTGCTGTCCTTCGCCGAGTTGGGAAGCACCTCCAAGGTGAAAGTGCTGGGGCGTTTTGACCTGACCCAGGATGAGCTGGCGCGCGGTGCGCTGGCATGA
- a CDS encoding FHA domain-containing protein, which produces MFELRVLNGLRQGAALPLFGEQWSIGAHPDADLMLNDPGIAEQHARLRLINANWSVQAEAGLLQGDEGQVLAQIASLVLNVPFSVGAVRLCVTWADQPWPEAPAPAPPAPEAPRALQLSSISHAQQKRLISVALVVAVIVVVVGIASTGEREAQASLMPPVVVKHELATPFEVRQQLLKMLNERELSQRVSLQVINGQVALNGDVSQDDVELVSRMLSRFVELFDSAVPVISRVRVSDGALPFKIVQIVGGPNGHVVLEEGSRVFVGDEVDGLRLVLIDNSKVVFDGARRYEVRW; this is translated from the coding sequence ATGTTTGAGTTACGGGTGCTCAATGGTCTGCGCCAGGGCGCCGCGTTGCCGCTTTTTGGCGAGCAATGGAGCATCGGCGCTCACCCTGACGCCGATCTGATGCTGAATGATCCTGGCATCGCCGAGCAGCACGCGCGGTTGCGGCTGATCAACGCAAATTGGTCAGTGCAGGCCGAAGCCGGGCTGCTGCAAGGTGATGAAGGGCAGGTGCTGGCCCAGATTGCGAGCCTGGTGCTGAACGTACCGTTTTCAGTCGGGGCTGTGCGGCTGTGTGTCACCTGGGCCGATCAGCCATGGCCCGAGGCACCCGCCCCAGCGCCGCCGGCCCCTGAAGCGCCGCGGGCGCTGCAACTTTCGTCCATCTCGCACGCGCAGCAAAAACGCCTGATCAGCGTGGCGCTGGTGGTTGCGGTCATCGTCGTGGTGGTGGGCATCGCGTCCACGGGTGAGCGTGAGGCCCAGGCCTCATTGATGCCGCCTGTGGTGGTCAAACACGAGTTGGCGACGCCGTTTGAAGTGCGCCAGCAGTTGCTGAAGATGCTCAATGAGCGCGAATTGAGCCAACGGGTCAGCCTGCAAGTGATCAATGGCCAGGTCGCGCTCAACGGCGACGTGTCGCAGGACGATGTGGAGCTGGTGTCGCGCATGCTCAGCCGGTTTGTCGAGCTGTTCGACAGCGCGGTGCCGGTGATCAGCCGTGTGCGTGTCAGCGACGGCGCGCTGCCGTTCAAGATCGTGCAGATCGTCGGCGGCCCCAATGGCCACGTCGTTCTGGAAGAGGGCAGCCGGGTGTTTGTCGGTGATGAAGTGGACGGCCTGCGCCTGGTGCTGATCGACAACAGCAAAGTGGTGTTCGATGGCGCGCGGCGTTATGAGGTGCGCTGGTGA
- a CDS encoding FliI/YscN family ATPase — MPVTLRGRVQRVNGMLLQCRLPSARIGDLCQVEKSADDYMLAEIIGFDQQDAVLSALGNLEGVRVGASVQRLGVSHRVRVSDALLGQVLDGFGRPITGVGPNAFADTDSPDASMVLCEAPLPTERPRIHRALATGVRSIDGLLTLGEGQRVGLFAGAGCGKTTLLAEIARNVECDVIVFGLIGERGRELREFLDHELDDQLRAKAVLVCATSDRSSMERARAAFTATALAEGYRRKGKRVLLLIDSLTRFARAQREIGLAAGEPLGRGGLPPSVYSLLPRLVERAGLTRDGVITAIYTVLIEQDSMSDPVADEVRSLLDGHIVLSRKLAERGHYPAVDVLASLSRILSNVATPEHIQAGTGLRRLLSAYQQIELMLKLGEYQAGNDALTDLAVDSRSAVDGFLRQDLREPSPMAATLDQLTELTAYVPF, encoded by the coding sequence ATGCCGGTGACCCTGCGCGGTCGGGTTCAGCGCGTCAACGGCATGTTGTTGCAATGCCGGTTGCCAAGCGCGCGTATTGGCGACTTGTGCCAGGTCGAGAAATCTGCCGATGACTACATGCTGGCGGAAATCATCGGCTTCGATCAGCAGGATGCCGTGCTCAGTGCCTTGGGCAACCTTGAAGGCGTGCGCGTGGGCGCCAGTGTGCAGCGTCTGGGTGTTTCGCATCGAGTGCGCGTCAGTGATGCGTTGCTGGGCCAGGTGCTCGATGGGTTCGGGCGGCCGATTACTGGCGTTGGCCCCAATGCCTTCGCTGACACCGACAGCCCGGATGCGAGCATGGTGTTGTGTGAGGCGCCGTTGCCGACCGAACGGCCGAGGATCCACCGGGCCCTGGCGACTGGGGTGCGCTCGATCGATGGTCTGTTGACGCTTGGCGAAGGTCAGCGCGTGGGCCTGTTTGCCGGTGCCGGCTGTGGCAAGACCACCTTGCTCGCGGAGATTGCCCGTAACGTCGAGTGCGATGTGATTGTGTTCGGCCTGATCGGTGAGCGCGGCCGGGAACTGCGCGAATTTCTCGACCATGAACTGGATGATCAGTTGCGCGCCAAGGCCGTGCTGGTGTGTGCGACATCCGACCGCTCAAGCATGGAACGCGCCCGCGCGGCGTTCACCGCAACGGCGCTGGCTGAGGGCTATCGACGCAAAGGCAAGCGGGTGTTGCTGCTGATCGACTCCTTGACGCGTTTTGCCCGCGCGCAGCGAGAAATCGGCCTGGCAGCCGGTGAGCCCTTGGGGCGCGGGGGCTTGCCGCCTTCGGTGTACAGCTTGCTGCCGCGCTTAGTGGAGCGCGCCGGGTTGACCCGCGACGGCGTTATCACCGCAATCTACACGGTGCTGATCGAACAGGACTCCATGAGTGACCCCGTGGCCGACGAGGTTCGCTCGCTGCTGGACGGCCATATTGTGCTGTCGCGCAAGTTGGCCGAGCGCGGTCACTACCCGGCGGTCGATGTGCTGGCCAGCCTTTCGCGAATTCTGAGCAATGTCGCCACCCCTGAGCACATCCAGGCGGGGACCGGGCTGCGCCGTTTGTTGTCGGCGTATCAGCAGATCGAGCTGATGCTCAAGCTGGGTGAATACCAGGCCGGCAATGATGCCCTGACTGACTTGGCGGTGGACAGCCGTTCGGCGGTGGATGGCTTTTTGCGCCAGGACTTGCGTGAGCCTTCACCGATGGCGGCGACCCTGGATCAGCTGACGGAGCTGACCGCCTATGTTCCTTTCTGA
- a CDS encoding YscO family type III secretion system apparatus protein, with protein MFLSELETLRRLRKHRADRAERALGEAKRHQRALQLHVEQAQQRLEDTRLQEAEEAAQLLSKHQGQVLSFQELKSWNTQERSLSASTQREEAQLQALQGQQEQQVVHIDSMQKQASQYLREVEKLSELSQLLVQERHETIACEQV; from the coding sequence ATGTTCCTTTCTGAGTTGGAAACCCTGAGGCGTCTGCGCAAACACCGCGCGGACCGGGCTGAGCGCGCATTGGGTGAGGCTAAAAGGCATCAGCGTGCACTGCAGTTGCACGTTGAGCAGGCGCAGCAGCGCCTTGAGGACACTCGCCTGCAGGAAGCCGAGGAAGCGGCGCAGCTATTGAGCAAGCATCAAGGGCAAGTGCTCTCGTTTCAGGAACTCAAGTCGTGGAATACCCAAGAGCGCTCATTGTCGGCCAGCACGCAGCGTGAAGAGGCGCAGTTACAGGCGTTACAGGGGCAGCAGGAACAGCAAGTGGTGCATATCGACAGCATGCAAAAGCAGGCCAGCCAGTATTTGCGCGAGGTCGAAAAACTCTCGGAATTATCCCAGTTACTGGTGCAGGAGCGTCATGAAACGATTGCCTGTGAGCAGGTCTGA
- a CDS encoding type III secretion system HrpP C-terminal domain-containing protein produces the protein MKRLPVSRSERPRVREPRDDRERGVEAVVPWVHVHVFAQLFAKDDGSGGYVSSLPAQSLATDKLMIEALAGQLALRVQGGTQWPLLAVLYLPRLGRINANVQRQSGAWNVELDAEEPRTAHWLATVQKRYQDRLTEALGQPVDIHINSTGPA, from the coding sequence ATGAAACGATTGCCTGTGAGCAGGTCTGAGCGGCCGCGCGTGCGCGAGCCCAGGGACGACCGTGAGAGAGGCGTTGAGGCCGTGGTGCCGTGGGTTCATGTGCACGTCTTCGCGCAACTGTTTGCCAAGGACGATGGCTCGGGCGGTTACGTTTCCAGCCTGCCAGCGCAAAGTCTGGCGACGGATAAATTGATGATTGAGGCGTTGGCGGGGCAGTTGGCGCTTCGCGTTCAAGGCGGCACGCAATGGCCGTTGCTGGCGGTGCTTTACCTGCCACGGCTGGGGCGAATCAACGCCAATGTGCAGCGGCAGTCCGGCGCGTGGAACGTCGAGTTGGACGCCGAAGAACCGCGCACGGCGCATTGGCTCGCCACGGTGCAAAAACGTTATCAGGACAGGCTGACCGAGGCGTTGGGCCAGCCGGTCGATATCCACATCAACAGCACGGGGCCCGCATGA
- a CDS encoding FliM/FliN family flagellar motor switch protein: MIMLAVTPPLVEAARVAALHRLGRGLRMPFQAGDQQGAFVLEPGRAPEGRSPVCFESAVGVLGFSEPEAMFSLMGECPVTLAEAGNDSTSWFWELFQHHLSPQVVALFGYLRLLPAPKTLGFGCRFTVMLGASKVAGYLWLAPQSLLAMCAAGAWRSTASSLPASFPLAIAVTVGRLNLPVGQLRSVRAGDVLMPEQAFFDAQGRGHVRIGRRRLQGRIDDESGPLCLNLFAIEEASMDEHFVVEEYPGPEQDQPVEDVFGREPFDELSMALTVRCGVLSLTLGELRNLAPGAVLGITGYAPGMAGLYYGERPIGQGQLVEVDGRLGLQVSRVVFSR, from the coding sequence ATGATCATGTTGGCGGTGACACCGCCCCTGGTTGAGGCGGCAAGGGTTGCGGCGTTGCATCGGCTGGGGCGCGGATTACGCATGCCGTTTCAGGCCGGCGATCAGCAGGGGGCGTTTGTGCTCGAGCCCGGCCGCGCGCCTGAAGGGCGAAGCCCGGTGTGTTTCGAGAGTGCCGTCGGTGTACTGGGGTTCTCGGAACCCGAGGCGATGTTCAGCCTGATGGGCGAATGCCCGGTCACCCTGGCAGAAGCCGGCAATGACTCGACGTCGTGGTTCTGGGAATTGTTCCAGCATCACCTCAGCCCGCAAGTAGTGGCGTTGTTCGGTTATCTGCGCTTGCTGCCTGCACCCAAAACGTTGGGCTTTGGTTGCCGCTTCACCGTGATGTTGGGGGCCTCCAAGGTCGCCGGTTACCTGTGGCTGGCCCCGCAGAGCTTGCTGGCGATGTGTGCGGCGGGCGCTTGGCGGTCCACGGCCAGCTCATTACCCGCATCGTTTCCCCTGGCAATCGCCGTGACCGTGGGCCGCTTGAACTTGCCCGTCGGGCAGTTGCGCAGCGTGCGTGCGGGGGACGTGCTGATGCCTGAGCAGGCGTTTTTTGATGCGCAGGGCCGTGGCCACGTGCGTATCGGACGTCGCCGTCTGCAAGGGCGTATTGACGATGAATCCGGGCCGTTGTGCCTGAACCTTTTTGCGATTGAGGAAGCGTCCATGGACGAGCACTTTGTAGTGGAAGAATACCCGGGGCCTGAACAGGACCAACCGGTGGAGGATGTCTTTGGCCGTGAGCCCTTTGACGAATTGAGTATGGCGCTGACGGTGCGCTGTGGTGTCCTGAGCCTGACCCTGGGCGAGCTGCGCAATCTTGCTCCCGGTGCGGTGCTGGGCATCACCGGGTACGCCCCGGGCATGGCCGGCCTGTATTACGGCGAGCGGCCCATTGGCCAGGGGCAACTGGTGGAAGTGGATGGGCGACTCGGCTTGCAAGTGTCTCGCGTGGTGTTTTCCCGATGA
- the sctR gene encoding type III secretion system export apparatus subunit SctR, with translation MIFQGVDPVVLALFFGALSLLPMLLIICTAFLKIVIVLMITRNAIGVQQVPPSMAINGIALAATLFIMAPVGYQVAETLKGAPLDMSTVQTLQQTGLVAIQPLRAFMKRNTDPDVLTHMHENSARMWPPEMAQSTQRDDLILLVPSFVLSQLQAGFEIGFLIYIPFIVIDLIVSNLLLALGMQMVSPMTISLPLKLLLFVMVSGWSRLLDSLFLSYL, from the coding sequence ATGATATTCCAGGGCGTTGACCCGGTCGTCCTGGCTTTGTTTTTCGGGGCGTTGTCGCTGCTGCCGATGCTGCTGATCATCTGCACCGCGTTCTTGAAGATCGTCATTGTGCTGATGATTACCCGCAACGCTATCGGCGTTCAGCAGGTGCCCCCGAGCATGGCGATCAATGGCATAGCGCTGGCCGCTACGCTGTTTATCATGGCCCCCGTGGGTTACCAGGTCGCCGAAACCCTCAAGGGCGCGCCCCTGGACATGAGCACCGTGCAGACCCTTCAACAGACGGGGCTTGTGGCCATACAGCCGCTGCGCGCGTTTATGAAGCGCAATACCGATCCGGATGTGTTGACCCACATGCACGAAAACAGCGCGCGTATGTGGCCACCTGAAATGGCGCAAAGCACCCAGCGCGATGACCTGATCCTGTTGGTCCCCTCCTTTGTGCTGTCGCAGTTGCAGGCCGGGTTCGAGATCGGCTTCCTCATCTACATTCCGTTCATCGTCATCGATCTGATTGTGTCCAACCTGCTCTTGGCGCTGGGGATGCAAATGGTCTCGCCCATGACCATTTCCCTGCCGCTCAAACTGCTGTTGTTCGTCATGGTCTCCGGGTGGTCGCGATTGCTCGACAGCCTTTTCCTTTCCTACCTTTGA
- the sctS gene encoding type III secretion system export apparatus subunit SctS, translating into MEPIVLFKQGMLLVVVLSAPPLIVAVIVGVLTSLVQALMQIQDQTLPFGIKLVAVGITLILTGRWIGVELIQLINLMFDMIARSALN; encoded by the coding sequence ATGGAACCGATCGTACTGTTCAAGCAGGGCATGCTGCTGGTGGTGGTGTTGTCGGCACCACCGCTGATTGTGGCGGTGATCGTCGGCGTGCTGACGTCGCTGGTGCAAGCCCTGATGCAGATACAGGATCAGACCCTGCCCTTTGGCATCAAGCTGGTTGCGGTGGGCATCACGCTGATATTGACGGGGCGCTGGATTGGCGTGGAGCTGATTCAACTGATCAATCTGATGTTCGACATGATCGCTCGCTCGGCACTGAACTGA
- the sctT gene encoding type III secretion system export apparatus subunit SctT: MLLYLEYLPSLLVAMARIYPCAILVPAFCFQHLRGMPRHVIVMVMAFIPAPGIHAVLAGQDYSALMIIGLMLKEVALGFLLGVLLAMPFWMFESVGALLDNQRGALAGGQLNPSLGPDATPVGHLFKQLVIYLLIAVLGLSVLTQVIWDSYLLWPATAWVPLPAVNGFSIFLGLLGDAFTHMMLYAAPFIAVLMFLEFGIALLGVYSQQLQVSTLAPPVKCLAGIGILLLYFALLQDLIVGRLNVLGDLKHSLGLMFQVSTP, from the coding sequence GTGCTGCTTTATCTTGAATATCTGCCAAGTCTGCTGGTGGCCATGGCGCGCATCTATCCCTGCGCGATCCTGGTGCCGGCGTTCTGTTTCCAGCATCTGCGCGGCATGCCCCGGCACGTGATCGTGATGGTCATGGCGTTCATTCCGGCTCCCGGCATCCATGCGGTACTGGCGGGCCAGGACTATTCGGCGCTGATGATCATCGGGCTGATGCTCAAGGAGGTCGCCCTGGGCTTTTTGCTGGGGGTCTTGTTGGCCATGCCTTTCTGGATGTTCGAGTCGGTTGGCGCGCTGCTGGATAACCAGCGTGGCGCCCTGGCGGGTGGCCAGCTCAACCCGTCATTGGGGCCGGATGCAACGCCTGTGGGGCATCTGTTCAAACAGCTGGTGATTTACTTGCTGATCGCAGTCCTGGGCCTGAGCGTGCTTACCCAAGTGATCTGGGACAGTTACCTGCTATGGCCGGCCACCGCTTGGGTGCCGCTGCCGGCAGTCAATGGTTTCAGTATTTTCCTGGGGCTGCTCGGCGATGCCTTTACCCACATGATGCTCTACGCTGCGCCGTTCATTGCGGTGCTGATGTTTCTGGAGTTCGGTATCGCGCTATTGGGCGTCTACAGCCAGCAGTTGCAAGTGAGCACGCTGGCGCCGCCGGTCAAATGCCTGGCGGGTATCGGGATTCTGTTGCTGTACTTTGCGTTGCTGCAGGACCTGATCGTTGGGCGCTTGAATGTGCTTGGCGATCTTAAACACTCACTTGGGCTGATGTTCCAGGTCTCGACGCCATGA
- the sctU gene encoding type III secretion system export apparatus subunit SctU has product MSDSGEKKHPASAKKLRDQRKKGQVSQSQDVSKLLALTAISEVALFTAETSLQRFQQLMVLPMSSMAQPFTRALETVLFEGLMMFFAFALLMAGLAIAAKLISSWMQFGFLFAPETLKLDFNRLNPLKQLKQMFSAQSVMNLLMSITKAVLLGVILYVVIKPSLGALINLASSDLQTYILALIILFRHLLHACLGLLLVMALIDLALQKHFFAKRMRMTQVEVVKEYKDMEGDPHVKGQRRSLAQQLAQEEPKVKLPKLEEADMLVVNPTHFAVALYYRPGETPLPMLVCKGTDDAARELIHQAKAAEVPVIQCVWLARTLYTNKLGASIPRDTLQAVALIYRTLRELDDEAKRETLELPALEVR; this is encoded by the coding sequence ATGAGTGACTCCGGTGAAAAGAAGCACCCGGCCTCAGCCAAGAAACTGCGCGATCAACGCAAGAAAGGTCAGGTTTCCCAAAGCCAGGATGTCAGCAAGCTGCTGGCGCTGACGGCCATCAGCGAGGTTGCGTTGTTCACCGCCGAAACCAGTTTGCAGCGCTTTCAGCAACTGATGGTGTTGCCAATGTCGAGTATGGCTCAGCCGTTTACGCGGGCGCTGGAGACGGTGCTGTTTGAAGGGTTGATGATGTTTTTCGCGTTCGCCCTGTTGATGGCCGGATTGGCAATTGCCGCGAAGCTGATCAGCAGTTGGATGCAGTTCGGATTTCTGTTTGCTCCCGAGACCTTGAAGCTCGATTTCAATCGGCTCAATCCCCTCAAGCAGCTCAAACAGATGTTTTCCGCGCAATCGGTCATGAACCTGTTGATGAGCATTACCAAGGCAGTGCTACTGGGCGTGATTTTGTACGTGGTGATCAAACCTTCTTTGGGCGCGCTGATTAACCTGGCCAGCAGTGACCTGCAAACGTACATCCTGGCGTTGATCATTCTGTTCCGTCACTTGTTGCATGCCTGCCTGGGGCTTTTGCTGGTGATGGCGCTTATCGACCTGGCGTTGCAAAAACACTTCTTCGCCAAGCGCATGCGCATGACCCAGGTCGAGGTCGTCAAAGAGTACAAAGACATGGAGGGTGACCCGCATGTGAAGGGGCAGCGCCGTTCATTGGCCCAGCAACTGGCCCAGGAAGAACCGAAGGTCAAGCTGCCCAAGCTGGAAGAGGCCGATATGCTGGTGGTCAACCCGACGCATTTTGCCGTGGCGCTGTACTACCGCCCGGGTGAGACGCCGCTGCCCATGCTGGTATGCAAAGGCACGGATGACGCGGCGCGCGAACTGATCCACCAGGCCAAGGCCGCTGAGGTGCCGGTGATTCAGTGCGTGTGGCTGGCGCGCACGCTCTACACGAACAAACTGGGCGCGAGCATCCCCCGCGACACCCTGCAGGCCGTGGCGCTGATCTATCGCACGTTGCGTGAGCTGGATGATGAAGCCAAGCGCGAAACCCTGGAGCTGCCGGCGCTGGAGGTGCGCTGA
- the hrpT gene encoding HrpT family type III secretion system protein, giving the protein MKRHLLCITLIGTVLLIAGCAPTCKGDSCSRPQSTKDTLVIWWPPQMRVEPGPSGERADYQTISLER; this is encoded by the coding sequence ATGAAACGCCACCTGTTGTGCATCACCCTGATCGGCACCGTGCTGCTCATCGCCGGCTGCGCTCCCACGTGCAAAGGCGACTCCTGCTCACGCCCGCAATCGACCAAAGATACGTTGGTAATCTGGTGGCCGCCGCAGATGCGCGTCGAGCCCGGCCCTTCAGGAGAGCGCGCGGATTACCAGACAATTTCGCTGGAACGATGA